The Mycolicibacterium flavescens genome has a segment encoding these proteins:
- a CDS encoding transcriptional regulator: MKRMAESRRRLSPADRRSELLALGAEVFGHRPYDEVRIDEIAERAGVSRALMYHYFPDKRAFFAAVIRAEGERLFEATNVPPQPGQSLFDQVREGVLAYLRYDDEHPHGAWAAYVGSGRSDPVLRGIEDTDNDRQANRILGRIHAAVGDDLDSKVERDLRITVYGWLAFTFEMCRQRLMDPSIEAGPVADACAHALFDAVGRVGGIPSALREAVSPNRR; the protein is encoded by the coding sequence ATGAAACGCATGGCCGAGTCCCGACGGCGGCTCTCCCCCGCCGACCGACGCAGCGAGCTGCTGGCGCTCGGTGCCGAGGTGTTCGGTCATCGGCCCTACGACGAGGTCCGCATCGACGAGATCGCCGAACGGGCCGGAGTGTCCCGGGCGCTGATGTACCACTACTTCCCGGACAAGCGGGCGTTCTTCGCCGCGGTGATCCGCGCCGAAGGCGAGCGGCTGTTCGAGGCCACCAACGTGCCGCCGCAGCCCGGGCAGAGCCTCTTCGACCAGGTGCGTGAGGGTGTGCTCGCGTATCTGCGCTACGACGACGAACACCCCCATGGCGCATGGGCCGCCTACGTGGGCTCGGGCCGCTCCGATCCCGTGCTGCGCGGCATCGAGGACACCGACAACGATCGTCAGGCCAACCGCATCCTCGGTCGCATCCACGCCGCCGTCGGCGACGACCTGGACTCCAAGGTGGAGCGCGATCTACGCATCACCGTCTACGGCTGGCTGGCCTTCACCTTCGAGATGTGCAGACAACGGCTCATGGACCCGTCCATCGAGGCGGGTCCGGTCGCCGACGCGTGCGCACACGCCCTGTTCGACGCCGTCGGACGGGTCGGTGGCATCCCTTCTGCACTCCGCGAAGCGGTCTCGCCGAACCGCCGCTGA